The following coding sequences are from one Schizosaccharomyces osmophilus chromosome 1, complete sequence window:
- the rdi1 gene encoding Rho GDP dissociation inhibitor Rdi1 codes for MTYQAQAGNEPKELDEEFMENGVPVSLGEKKTLNEYVHMDAEDPSLTKWKESLGISNKGYSPPNDPRTVVIEQLSLLVTGRDPIHVDMQDEASVEKIHKKGFVIKEDSEYRIGVRFRVQHELISGLRYVQVVRRVGMTVDKSSTMIGSYSPNEAPYEFTTEPEEAPSGFLARGHYEAIGKFIDDDQVVHHVVNWSFDVTKSWK; via the exons ATGACTTATCAAGCGCAAGCTGGAAATGAACCTAAAGAATTAGACGAAGAATTTATGGAAAATGGCGTTCCCGTTTCGTTAggcgaaaagaaaactttgaatGAATACGTACATATGGATGCCGAGGACCCTTCTTTAACCAAATGGAAAGAGTCTCTTGGTATTTCCAATAAAGGATACTCTCCTCCTAATGACCCTAGAACTGTGGTTATTGAGCAGCTCAGCTTACTTGTTACCGGCCGTGATCCCATCCATGTGGACATGCAAGATGAAGCCAGCGTGGAAAAAATCCATAAGAAGGGATTCGTCATAAAGGAGGATAGTGAATACAGAATTGGCGTCCGTTTTCGTGTTCAGCATGAACTCATCTCTGGCTTACGCTATGTCCAAGTGGTACGCCGAGTAGGAATGACGGTTGACAAATCGTCTACCATGATCGGCTCCTATAGCCCTAATGAAGCTCCATACGAATTTACGA CGGAACCCGAAGAAGCACCTAGCGGATTCCTTGCCCGTGGTCATTACGAAGCCATCGGTAAATTTATTGATGATGACCAAGTTGTCCATCATGTAGTCAATTGG TCATTTGATGTCACAAAGAGTTGGAAGtaa
- the tom20 gene encoding mitochondrial TOM complex subunit Tom20 → MRNSVIIGSLLATAAVGYGVYFDYKRRNDPAFRKTLKRRYKKVHEAKKQEEEIAVKQFDEVIEDALEIVKSTPTPNSAEEKELFFMQQVARGEQLFQQQPDNIKESAACFYAALKVYPQPVELFAIYERTVPEPIMNLLRAMQTKESTPTVE, encoded by the exons ATGAGGAATTCAGTCATTATCGGTTCTCTTCTCGCAACTGCCGCTGTTG GTTATGGTGTCTATTTTGATTACAAGCGTCGTAACGACCCTGCTTTTCGCAAAACTTTGA AGCGTCGCTACAAAAAGGTTCATGAAGCCAAGaagcaagaagaagagatCGCTGTTAAGCAGTTTGATGAAGTTATTGAAGATGCTCTCGAGATCGTCAAGTCTACACCTACCCCCAATAGcgctgaagaaaaagagctttTCTTCATGCAGCAAGTTGCTCGCGGTGAACAACTTTTCCAACAAC AACCCGACAATATCAAGGAATCCGCTGCTTGCTTTTATGCTGCCCTCAAAGTATACCCTCAGCCTGTTGAATTGTTTGCCATTTACGAACGCACCGTTCCTGAACCCATCATGAATCTCTTAAGAGCTATGCAAACTAAGGAAAGCACCCCTACTGTGGAGTAA
- the exo84 gene encoding exocyst complex subunit Exo84, which translates to MSNEHLNAADELSKLKYLNITADETSEDRLSPTRLRVGTSKTDDIYRQKRQTKHIMSKNEVFLNPKYFDNEDYDPQTYLNDILHDATEEEFVSLYNKLLRIHMGVRKNLEKNFYKNLNEYVFISSEVNNLSQELGRYKSLLGVLEENIERLSLVELSQHPSDENLKRSMRRLETVIDGCNEEFWKSPNRSLITKQGRWTLINPRNQRVRLIANLYLFNDCILLTSSHSLDKEKKIKEQTLYQWNLIDSTISPIETTEQVDDDAISNLDKDTNLSYVTVMCNKNVFVLGNSNLEERDFFIRQTRQYQAQQLLEHTQKRVDDTQLKLELEHFIKEEQANLSSYTSFQLLCKTIDSPLLLQSYAFKREILQDLFEQFNQLDNFISLRRYSDAIHILNLLRNRLQRERIQQLLSDFLMDKLEYKTEELKELFLHQIGFPGIGVTQGKQLVKYLRSIGFENDARKEFFKSREKQLKQKYYNVQWEKDISNLVTTSSFIVFRYMAHITRLYTQMFEIKKPDSLYRNWLYCQVENLVFFIENQYKGYPRDKSYAEAISKITTYTTELKNMKLDISPILQRLL; encoded by the exons ATGTCAAACGAACACCTGAATGCTGCCGATGAGCTTTC CAAACtcaaatatttaaatataacGGCGGATGAAACTTCTGAAGACAGGCTG TCTCCTACTCGGCTTCGAGTTGGCACATCTAAAACAGATGACATTTACCGACAGAAGCGCCAAACGAAACATATTatgtcaaaaaatgaagtatTTCTGAATCCAAAATATTTTGATAATGAAGATTATGACCCTCAGACCT ATTTAAATGATATATTGCATGATGCTACAGAAGAGGagtttgtttctttgtatAACAAACTGTTACGCATCCACATGGGTGTCCGAAAGAATTTGGAGAAGaacttttacaaaaatctTAACGAGTATGTCTTTATTTCCAGCGAAGTAAATAATTTGAGCCAAGAACTGGGACGGTACAAGTCGCTACTAGGCGTATTGGAGGAGAATATTGAACGGCTAAGCTTAGTTGAGCTTTCGCAGCACCCTTCTGACGAGAATTTAAAACGATCCATGCGACGATTGGAAACTGTCATTGATGGTTGCAATGAGgagttttggaaaagtcCCAATAGAAGCTTGATTACAAAACAAGGACGTTGGACACTCATTAATCCTAGAAACCAGAGAGTTCGTTTGATTGCCAATCTTTACTTATTCAATGATTGCATTCTTCTTACTTCTTCACATTCTTtggataaagaaaagaaaatcaaagaacAAACTCTCTATCAATGGAATCTTATTGACTCTACAATTTCTCCAATTGAAACTACTGAACAAGTGGATGACGATGCTATTTCCAACTTGGACAAAGACACAAACTTATCCTATGTTACCGTCATGTGTAATAAAAATGTATTTGTGCTTGGGAACAGCAACCTTGAAGAACGAGACTTCTTTATTCGTCAAACTAGACAATACCAAGCTCAGCAGCTCCTTGAACATACCCAAAAGAGGGTGGATGACACCCAATTGAAACTAGAGCTCGAACATTTTATCAAAGAAGAGCAGGCAAACTTATCGTCATACACGTCTTTTCAGCTGCTTTGTAAAACTATTGATTCACCATTACTTTTACAATCTTACGCCTTCAAAAGGGAAATTTTGCAGGatctttttgaacaatTTAACCAGTTAGACAACTTTATTTCTCTTCGCCGATATTCTGATGCTATACACATACTTAATTTACTGAGAAACCGCTTACAACGAGAAAGAATTCAACAATTACTGTCGGATTTTTTAATGGACAAATTAGAGTATAAGACTGAGGAGTTGAAAGAGCTATTCCTGCATCAAATTGGATTCCCAGGGATTGGAGTTACGCAAGGAAAACAACTTGTTAAATATTTACGATCCATTGGGTTTGAAAACGATGCacgaaaagaattctttaaaTCTCGTGAAAAACAGCTCAAACAGAAATATTACAATGTTCAATGGGAAAAGGACATATCAAACTTAGTTACCACCAGCTcgtttattgtttttcgGTATATGGCCCACATTACTCGTCTGTATACTCAAATGTTCGAGATAAAAAAACCAGATTCACTTTATCGAAACTGGTTGTACTGCCAGGTTGAAAATTTGGTATTTTTTATCGAAAATCAGTACAAGGGGTATCCTCGTGATAAATCGTACGCTGAAGCGATATCAAAAATTACGACGTATACTACAGAATTGAAGAACATGAAGTTAGATATATCCCCAATTCTTCAGCgacttttataa
- the tnr3 gene encoding thiamine diphosphokinase Tnr3/ Nudix hydrolase fusion protein gives MTSSISTIEQLDLVKLLDSCDSFHNNFITGSIPFYLDGAVVGYVIPEVIHELAKFDSFIYDWIYEPGKSLQLNATNFEKRSSILENILKTWKQSNLFGVADQWRDELYSVFGPNGEVAIAVERGGYWLFGFLSYGVHCTIYIPPTPTTPMRLWVPRRSPTKQTWPGYLDNSVAGGITHGDSIMGTMAKECLEEANLTVSHSSLRSSGIVSYIKLAQQKWYQPELQYVFDVPIDGNTKLQPNDGEVAEFHLWTLDQVIQELAAGNFKPNCALVILDFFIRHGILSPEHPQYYETFQRIHRTLPHPISKYQKGKEHDVSAANTSYNDHAESQHFDPCATWSENSDKRDCKYKYAVLILNRSISVSKSRFRHLWANASLRICADGGSNRLRNYDPSLKPDMLVGDFDSLTDETREHYKQMGVQILHDSDQYSTDFMKAQKLIQENGIFAIFTLCSMDGRVDHALGNFNHLYWSYAKYKQTQLFILSEANVTWLLPSGESTIDCSTNVNKHCGILPVGSPAFVSETDGLEWNLKNQVCSFGGLISSCNIVRKAQITVRTQDPVIWTMEALDPAD, from the coding sequence ATGACTTCCTCGATTTCGACGATTGAACAACTCGATTTGGTAAAGTTACTGGATTCCTGTGATTCTTTTCACAATAATTTCATAACTGGGTCAATTCCGTTTTACTTGGACGGTGCAGTTGTCGGATATGTTATTCCAGAAGTAATTCATGAGTTGGCGAAATTCGATAGCTTTATTTACGATTGGATCTATGAGCCTGGGAAATCTCTACAACTGAACGCTACGAACTTTGAAAAGCGATCTTCGATCCTGGAAAATATTCTCAAAACATGGAAACAATCGAATCTTTTTGGAGTGGCTGATCAATGGCGAGATGAGCTATATAGCGTTTTTGGTCCTAATGGTGAAGTTGCTATTGCCGTGGAACGAGGTGGATATTGGttatttggttttcttaGCTATGGAGTTCATTGTACTATTTACATCCCTCCTACGCCAACAACTCCTATGCGTCTATGGGTTCCTAGACGTTCGCCCACAAAGCAAACTTGGCCCGGCTATCTCGACAACAGCGTTGCAGGAGGGATTACCCATGGTGATTCAATTATGGGAACTATGGCGAAAGAGTGTTTGGAAGAAGCTAATTTAACTGTCTCGCATTCCAGCTTACGCTCCAGTGGTATTGTCTCTTACATCAAACTTGCCCAACAGAAATGGTATCAACCAGAATTACAATACGTATTCGACGTTCCGATTGACGGGAATACAAAGTTACAACCGAACGATGGAGAGGTTGCAGAATTTCATCTTTGGACGTTAGATCAAGTCATCCAAGAATTAGCCGCTGGGAATTTCAAGCCAAACTGTGCCCTTGTGATCCTTGATTTCTTTATCCGACACGGCATTTTAAGCCCAGAACACCCTCAATATTACGAGACATTTCAGCGAATACACAGGACCCTCCCTCATCCAATTAGCAAGTATcagaaaggaaaagaacaTGATGTATCAGCAGCCAACACATCTTATAACGATCACGCAGAGTCTCAGCACTTTGACCCATGTGCTACCTGGTCCGAAAACTCTGACAAACGTGACtgcaaatacaaatacgccgttttgattttgaatCGCTCCATTAGTGTTTCCAAAAGTCGTTTCCGTCATCTATGGGCGAATGCAAGCCTTCGGATATGCGCAGACGGTGGATCAAATCGGCTGAGAAACTACGATCCATCATTAAAGCCTGACATGCTTGTGGGAGATTTTGACTCTTTAACAGATGAAACGCGTGAGCATTACAAACAAATGGGTGTCCAAATACTCCATGATTCCGACCAATACTCAACAGACTTTATGAAGGCACAAAAGTTGATCCAAGAAAACGGAATATTTGCCATCTTCACTTTGTGTAGCATGGACGGGCGAGTTGATCATGCTTTGGGAAACTTTAATCATCTGTATTGGTCGTACGCAAAGTATAAGCAAACTCAGCTCTTCATATTGTCCGAAGCGAACGTGACTTGGCTACTACCATCAGGAGAAAGCACCATAGACTGCAGTACAAATGTAAATAAGCACTGTGGGATTCTTCCTGTAGGTAGTCCGGCTTTTGTTTCAGAAACCGACGGCTTAGAATGGAATCTCAAAAACCAGGTTTGTAGTTTTGGTGGACTTATAAGTTCCTGCAATATCGTTCGCAAGGCTCAAATTACTGTACGCACACAAGATCCCGTCATATGGACAATGGAAGCACTTGATCCTGCCGATTAA
- the fsv1 gene encoding SNARE Stx8, with translation MSKLLLLVDSTTKKINDYERLIEFGNSPDEEIDASLQDINKQLQHLSQEQTRLEQNAQIPEYRLRESEAFLIRIQRRVESAEEMLLKKRNAASQGPKIQSSYASKQAGTAPLTSDITSNHSDIEMESIYQFDGNDPNPVDVNLLSQMHEQMLNEQEESLGGIESSVRRQKQLGYLMNDELGEHNELIDHMGEDADRVDKRLGLARNRLKKVTHKAKQYPRCCIILFLCFLLILVCFI, from the coding sequence ATGTCGAAGCTACTGCTGCTAGTGGATTcaacaaccaaaaaaatcaatgatTACGAGAGATTAATTGAGTTTGGAAACTCCCCAGATGAAGAGATCGATGCCTCTTTACAAGACATCAACAAACAATTACAACATTTAAGTCAAGAACAAACAAGGTTAGAACAGAATGCTCAAATTCCTGAATACAGACTTCGAGAGTCTGAAGCTTTTCTGATTCGTATCCAGCGGCGGGTTGAGTCGGCAGAGGAAATGTTGCTCAAAAAACGGAATGCTGCTTCCCAAGGTCCAAAAATTCAATCTTCCTACGCATCCAAACAGGCTGGTACTGCTCCATTGACTTCAGATATAACGTCGAACCATTCAGATATTGAAATGGAATCCATTTATCAATTCGACGGAAACGATCCAAATCCAGTTGATGTCAACTTACTGTCTCAGATGCACGAGCAAATGCTCAATGAACAAGAAGAGTCGCTAGGTGGAATTGAGAGTAGCGTTCGAAGACAAAAGCAATTGGGTTATTTAATGAACGATGAACTGGGAGAACATAATGAGCTCATCGACCATATGGGTGAAGATGCAGATCGGGTGGACAAACGACTAGGTTTGGCAAGAAATCGCTTGAAAAAAGTAACCcacaaagcaaaacaatatCCACGTTGTTgtattattcttttcctttgtttcttgctcattttggtttgttttatttaa
- the cdc48 gene encoding AAA family ATPase involved in ubiquitin-mediated protein degradation Cdc48 has product MNDKNPEVERLQGTKPSEDAQKAEDTATAILRKKRKPNSLVVDDATNDDNSVITLSPNTMETLQLFRGDTVVVKGKRRKDTVLIVLTDDEMEDGAARLNRVVRNNLRIRLGDVVTVNPCPDIKYAERISVLPLADTVEGLTGSLFDVYLKPYFVEAYRPIRKGDLFVVRGSMRQIEFKVVDVAPDEFGIVSQDTVIHWEGEPINREDEESSLAEVGYDEIGGCRRQMAQIRELVELPLRHPQLFKSIGIKPPRGILMYGPPGTGKTLMARAVANETGAFFFLINGPEIMSKMAGESESNLRKAFEEAEKNSPAIIFIDEIDSIAPKREKTNGEVERRVVSQLLTLMDGMKARSNIVVMAATNRPNSIDPALRRFGRFDREVDVGIPDPTGRLEVLRIHTKNMKLADDVDLEQIAAETHGYVGSDLASLCSEAAMQQIREKMDLIDLDEDEIDAEVLNSLGVTMENFRFALGSGNPSALRETVVEVPNVRWEDIGGLEEVKRELRETVQMPVMYAEKFLRFGVTPSKGVLFFGPPGTGKTLLAKAIANECSANFISVKGPELLSMWFGESESNVRDIFDKARAAAPCVVFLDELDSIAKSRGASAGDSGGGDRVVNQLLTEMDGVNSKKNVFVIGATNRPDQIDPALMRPGRLDQLIYVPLPDEEARFGILTTQFRHTPMAEDVDLRAVAKATHGFSGADLEFVVQRTVKMAIKESIEEDIKKENEAKEAGADDVVMEEDATASQVQRHHVEEAMKMARRSVSDAEVRRYEAYAHQLLTSRGLTGFQFDSSNNNANGPSFGNDGADDLYA; this is encoded by the exons ATGAACGATAAGAACCCAGAAGTGGAACGTCTTCAGGGCACGAAACCCTCGGAAGA TGCTCAAAAAGCAGAAGATACTGCAACTGCAATCCTTCgcaagaagagaaaaccCAATTCCTTAGTTGTGGATGATGCCACCAACGATGACAATTCAGTTATTACACTCTCTCCCAATACTATGGAGACTTTGCAGCTTTTCAGAGGTGATACTGTTGTTGTCAAAGGAAAGAGACGGAAAGACACTGTTTTGATTGTTCTCACCGACGACGAAATGGAGGACGGTGCTGCTCGCCTTAACCGTGTTGTTCGTAACAATTTGCGTATTCGTCTAGGTGATGTTGTAACAGTCAACCCTTGTCCTGATATCAAGTACGCTGAACGCATTTCCGTATTGCCTTTGGCCGACACTGTCGAAGGTCTTACCGGATCACTTTTCGATGTGTACTTGAAGCCCTACTTTGTTGAAGCCTACCGTCCTATTCGAAAGGGCGACTTGTTTGTCGTTCGTGGCAGCATGCGTCAAATTGAATTCAAGGTTGTTGATGTAGCTCCAGATGAGTTTGGTATCGTCAGTCAAGATACTGTTATTCACTGGGAAGGTGAGCCCATCAATCGGGAAGATGAAGAGAGCAGTTTGGCAGAGGTTGGTTATGATGAAATTGGTGGATGCCGCCGTCAAATGGCTCAGATTCGTGAGCTTGTTGAGCTCCCCCTTCGTCACCCTCAGTTATTCAAAAGTATTGGTATTAAGCCACCTCGTGGTATTCTCATGTACGGACCTCCAGGTACCGGTAAAACCTTAATGGCTCGTGCTGTTGCTAATGAGACCggtgctttctttttcttaatcAATGGTCCTGAAATCATGTCTAAAATGGCTGGTGAATCTGAATCTAATTTACGTAAGGCTTTCGAAGAAGCCGAAAAGAATTCTCCTGCtattattttcattgatGAAATCGATTCTATTGCTCCCAAGCGTGAAAAAACCAACGGAGAAGTAGAACGTCGTGTTGTATCTCAATTGCTTACTCTTATGGATGGTATGAAGGCACGTAGCAACATTGTTGTTATGGCTGCTACTAACCGTCCCAACTCAATCGATCCTGCTTTGCGTCGTTTCGGTCGTTTCGATCGTGAAGTAGATGTTGGTATTCCTGATCCCACTGGCCGTTTAGAAGTTCTCCGCATCCATACCAAGAACATGAAGTTGGCAGATGATGTTGATCTTGAACAGATTGCGGCTGAGACACACGGTTACGTTGGTTCAGATTTGGCATCTCTGTGTTCTGAAGCCGCTATGCAACAAATCCGTGAAAAGATGGACTTGATTGACTTAGATGAGGATGAAATTGATGCCGAGGTGTTGAATTCTCTTGGTGTCACTATGGAGAACTTCAGATTTGCCCTTGGCTCTGGAAATCCCTCTGCGTTGCGTGAGACTGTTGTCGAAGTTCCAAATGTTCGCTGGGAAGATATCGGTGGTTTGGAAGAAGTCAAGAGAGAATTGCGGGAGACTGTCCAAATGCCAGTTATGTATGCCGAGAAGTTCTTACGCTTTGGAGTTACCCCAAGCAAGGGTGTACTTTTCTTTGGACCTCCTGGTACCGGTAAAACCTTGTTGGCCAAGGCTATTGCCAACGAATGCTCTGCAAACTTCATTTCAGTGAAGGGACCCGAGCTTCTTAGTATGTGGTTTGGTGAATCCGAATCTAATGTTCGTGATATTTTTGATAAGGCCCGTGCTGCTGCTCCCTGTGTTGTTTTCCTTGATGAGTTAGATTCTATTGCCAAGTCTCGTGGTGCTAGTGCTGGTGACTCTGGTGGTGGTGACCGAGTGGTAAACCAGTTGCTTACTGAAATGGATGGTGTTAATAGCAAGAAGAACGTGTTTGTTATTGGTGCCACAAACAGACCTGACCAGATTGATCCTGCTCTTATGCGTCCTGGTCGTTTGGATCAATTAATCTATGTTCCTCTTCCAGACGAGGAAGCTCGTTTTGGTATTTTGACGACTCAATTCCGTCATACTCCTATGGCCGAGGATGTGGACTTGAGGGCTGTTGCCAAGGCTACTCATGGATTTTCTGGTGCAGATTTGGAGTTTGTCGTACAACGTACAGTGAAAATGGCCATCAAGGAAAGCATTGAAGAAGACATTAAGAAAGAGAATGAGGCCAAGGAAGCTGGAGCAGATGATGTTGTCATGGAAGAAGACGCTACTGCTTCTCAAGTTCAAAGACACCATGTTGAAGAAGCTATGAAGATGGCACGTCGTTCCGTTAGTGATGCTGAAGTTCGTCGATATGAAGCTTATGCTCATCAACTTCTCACGTCTCGTGGCTTGACGGGATTCCAATTTGATTCTTCGAACAATAATGCTAATGGACCCAGCTTTGGAAACGATGGTGCTGATGATTTGTACGCATAG
- the tvp15 gene encoding COPI-coated vesicle associated protein — protein sequence MDKPKIFSALNLGVGAILGLAGLIKVFSFSLAKVFLGLFIILFGLGTIALEREVPSVAVKYASFMFSFLGRGFFYLFMGSLLWSYEGFTSLLGFLVLLVGAGFCAANYVAGLQDYAPRSMRDTDWDDTVDEV from the coding sequence ATGGACAAGCCTAAAATCTTCAGCGCCTTGAACTTGGGTGTTGGCGCTATTCTTGGACTCGCTGGTCTTATTaaagtattttctttcagcTTGGCCAAAGTCTTTTTAGGTTTATTTATCATTCTCTTTGGTCTCGGTACCATTGCATTAGAGCGTGAAGTCCCCTCAGTAGCTGTCAAATATGCATCctttatgttttcattcttGGGTAGAGGCtttttctatctttttatGGGATCTTTGCTCTGGTCCTACGAAGGATTCACATCGCTCCTTGGCTTTTTAGTGCTCCTTGTTGGTGCTGGTTTCTGTGCTGCAAACTATGTAGCCGGACTTCAAGACTATGCTCCTCGTAGCATGCGCGACACAGACTGGGATGACACTGTAGATGAGGTTTAA
- the rst2 gene encoding DNA-binding transcription factor Rst2, with protein MSTTQKTKKDANGSTQKVKQYVCTICSRAFARLEHLKRHIRSHTNEKPFVCQEIDGLSIGCGRLFSRRDLLLRHQQKIHKNPQPRRRRRSTNSIPNMTVADAQSFISNMNAPNKRTLPQPSTTTDSVRFSNLQPSNQPSVPSPSASSLYSNTGWLESQKQRLVSAVNVGDAVASSLPSSSFPSSEGYPVSDSSFGLPDNSLFFRRATIAQELFPPAHYQPASGLYDQKGPPGCNFPSFEDDPSLLPYPSFSKNASSSTYWNKLTVPETIPEGHEVDKSDWGHFSDPLSVPVSQGLNSNDIFAFFQPSPHPSPKEASNTNTPNNYLVEPSNNSNTSSVDYVRPDNIENSATNAVSPMGSVFSPSYYSPDSMLQSSMAVSPTTTMPPNMRMASFGSVDANLASDVYGTDAFPPRGFVDMNGMKGFENPERLASTPSRNSNTYLGPVGEDYTDIINGGLAQEMLYAENNEYPQDRYNPNMANNCETYSPHPPFHRNSASNWSSGMDYISSSIPNFSTGLEQPPEHATFY; from the coding sequence ATGAGTACCACTCAGAAAACCAAGAAGGATGCCAATGGATCTACTCAAAAGGTGAAGCAATATGTTTGCACAATTTGCTCCCGTGCTTTTGCACGTTTGGAACATCTGAAGAGACATATTCGTTCTCATACCAATGAAAAGCCTTTTGTTTGTCAGGAAATTGATGGTTTGTCCATTGGTTGTGGCCGTCTGTTTTCTAGACGTGATTTACTTCTTCGacatcaacaaaaaatccataaaAATCCTCAACCAAGAAGACGAAGACGTTCGACTAACTCTATTCCCAATATGACAGTTGCTGATGCTCAGTCTTTTATCTCAAATATGAACGCTCCCAACAAACGCACGCTACCTCAGCCTTCCACTACTACCGATTCCGTCAGATTCTCTAATTTACAACCTTCGAATCAACCTTCGGTTCCTTCTCCTTCTGCATCTTCCCTGTACTCCAATACTGGTTGGCTTGAATCACAAAAGCAACGTTTAGTATCTGCTGTTAATGTTGGTGATGCTGTAGCTTCTAGTTTACCTTCAAGTTCGTTTCCTTCATCCGAAGGTTACCCCGTATCAGATTCCTCTTTCGGTTTGCCAGacaattctttgttttttcgaCGTGCAACTATTGCCCAAGAGCTATTTCCACCCGCCCATTACCAACCAGCGTCTGGTTTGTACGATCAGAAAGGGCCGCCTGGTTGTAATTTTCCATCTTTTGAGGATGACCCCTCTTTATTACCATATCCCTCATTTTCCAAGAACGCTAGTTCAAGTACTTATTGGAATAAACTGACTGTTCCTGAAACTATTCCTGAGGGTCATGAAGTGGATAAATCCGATTGGGGACATTTTTCTGATCCGTTGTCCGTTCCAGTGTCTCAGGGTCTGAATTCAAATGAcatttttgcatttttccAGCCATCACCTCATCCATCACCTAAAGAAGCCAGCAACACGAATACCCCTAATAATTATCTGGTAGAGCCATCTAATAACTCTAATACAAGCTCAGTTGATTACGTTCGGCCAGATAATATTGAGAATTCTGCCACTAATGCTGTGTCACCAATGGGAAGTGTTTTCTCTCCTAGCTACTATAGTCCTGATTCTATGTTGCAATCTTCTATGGCGGTCAGTCCAACAACTACCATGCCTCCGAACATGCGAATGGCATCATTTGGAAGTGTGGATGCAAACTTGGCTTCAGATGTGTATGGCACAGATGCGTTTCCGCCAAGAGGGTTTGTAGACATGAATGGAATGAAAGGTTTTGAGAACCCAGAAAGATTGGCATCGACTCCAAGCAGGAATTCAAACACTTACCTTGGTCCGGTTGGTGAGGACTATACTGATATAATTAACGGTGGATTAGCCCAAGAAATGCTGTACGCGGAAAATAATGAGTATCCACAGGACAGATATAATCCTAATATGGCAAATAATTGTGAAACTTACAGCCCTCACCCTCCTTTTCACCGTAATAGTGCTTCTAATTGGTCTTCTGGTATGGATTATATCTCCTCCAGCATACCGAATTTTAGTACAGGTTTGGAACAGCCACCTGAACATGCTACGTTTTATTGA